One genomic region from Asterias amurensis chromosome 7, ASM3211899v1 encodes:
- the LOC139939450 gene encoding uncharacterized protein, with amino-acid sequence MDKVTVKWLEGWIDYEEEVSRTRIKTPNPLKIGMEVQVVCTLKQQYNIYSAKILKITRHGRSDSDESTSHCPTTAHCPTKGATTTNTSTTSRNGHSNSIPNKKVSIKRRFGDGSLPSHGASSKKVKHQSSYDQVNAVPDQDLVIDEGMPSSSETSQLHPKHHNNSSTASNHSNQPSMTTQMTKILTELRQLSKQVSDLQATVSAHSCSCLGRRDVRSTKPDRIPKCVTMGDGQVQIGSKETALLTLDENDYFTVWYQVNNPKDFIVKLLPKVFSTEQLKRSNFNGGQVYNGTDHIMKDKLKDKEPFIALMAEAEKEFPNSMTSPDFERQLRYAVNNKCRR; translated from the exons ATGGATAAAGTAACGGTTAAATGGCTTGAAGGATGGATAGATTACGAGGAAGAGGTGTCAAGAACTCGAATAAAGACGCCCAACCCACTCAAGATCGGCATGGAGGTACAGGTTGTGTGCACGTTAAAGCAGCAGTACAATATCTATTCTGCAAAGATTCTCAAAATCACTCGTCATGGACGTAGTGATAGTGATGAGAGTACTTCTCACTGCCCAACCACTGCTCATTGCCCAACTAAAGGAGCCACTACTACTAATACTTCGACTACTTCGAGGAACGGACACTCAAACAGCATCCCAAACAAAA aagtatcaataaaacgTCGCTTTGGTGATGGAAGTCTTCCTTCACATGGAGCTTCAtccaaaaaagtaaagcatcaaAGTTCATACGACCAAGTCAATGCTGTTCCAGACCAGGACCTTGTGATTGATGAAGGAATGCCTTCATCTAGTGAAACCAGCCAGCTTCATCCAAAACACCACAACAACAGTTCGACAGCTTCTAATCATTCAAATCAACCATCAATGACGAcacaaatgacaaagatcttGACAGAGTTAAGACAGCTCTCCAAACAGGTTTCTGATCTTCAGGCTACTGTGTCGGCGCATTCATGTTCGTGTTTGGGTCGACGTGACGTCCGTTCTACCAAACCTGATCGAATCCCAAAGTGTGTAACTATGGGGGATGGTCAAGTGCAGATTGGTTCTAAAGAAACGGCTCTTCTCACACTAGATGAAAATGACTACTTCACTGTGTGGTATCAAGTCAACAATCCCAAAGATTTCATCGTGAAACTTTTACCAAAGGTATTTAGCACCGAACAGCTCAAGAGATCAAACTTTAATGGTGGACAAGTTTATAACGGAACGGATCACATCATGAAAGACAAGCTGAAAGATAAAGAGCCTTTCATTGCTTTAATGGCAGAAGCAGAGAAGGAGTTTCCAAATAGTATGACATCACCAGACTTTGAAAGACAACTGAGATACGCAGTCAATAACAAGTGCCGAAGATGA